Proteins encoded together in one Nitrospirota bacterium window:
- a CDS encoding response regulator — MSRLSAGFRRLRNRWRHNLEFRLLFGLSGLVFILAMAVSGFLVIRQGILIQQNAEGRATAFARTFAVMGAAVVIDNLFRVQEAMAQYLNDPDILDIDVVDPDGMIVAAKHTDRIGRLLKGENGEVRPAGTTEHLTYGHDRSGAPFILVTEPLFNRNQVMAWVLVKYSLIQAERAQQQMAGWLLGVSGCMIVLFIGTIRLMMKRLSRIFDGARTTFQQTLATLGGDSVTSLQRIQSAIPEEGRIERFSSIVVWADDAIRTQAEHLRSLNASLEQRVYERTAELEHSRHQALEAVKAKSAFLATMSHELRTPMNGVIGMTGLLLDTDLTPEQRDYAETVRSSGDHLLMIINDILDFSKIEAGKMQLEVIDFDLRTAVDETMDLMAERAFSKGLNLACLFHADVPTSLRGDPGRLRQILLNLIGNAIKFTEQGEVVITVTLAQRTDDRATIRVAVQDTGIGLSTGAHTYLFQSFSQADSSTTRKFGGTGLGLAICKQLTELMGGQIGAESQPGQGSTFWFTIPLATQPPRVSPGIDHRAQDLRGRQLCIVDDHPTNRLVLERYAGKWGLRCLSVEDGPQALARLRAVAVADDACHFAIIDMQMPGMDGLALARTIKSDPALASIKLVLLTSQGERGDAMLAQAAGYAAYLTKPVHEAQLYDCLTTLAKPSPQDTPGTEQSEGHSSTAELITRHSLAEAKARGAARILVAEDNVINQKVASRMLEKLGYRVDLVANGREALDALSRTGYAAVLMDCQMPEMDGYAATTEIRRREAGNVTGEAYSSAIDHLPLTTYRVPIIAMTANARPEDREQCLTAGMDDFLSKPVQAKVLAEMLTRWTQPAAIATPAKRES, encoded by the coding sequence ATGTCCCGGCTCAGCGCAGGGTTCCGTCGATTGCGAAACCGATGGCGGCATAACCTGGAATTCCGCCTCCTATTCGGCCTCTCCGGTCTCGTATTCATCCTCGCAATGGCAGTGTCCGGTTTTCTCGTAATCCGGCAGGGCATCCTTATCCAGCAGAACGCTGAGGGTCGAGCGACGGCCTTCGCGCGGACGTTCGCGGTCATGGGTGCGGCAGTCGTCATTGACAATCTCTTCCGCGTTCAGGAGGCCATGGCCCAGTACCTCAACGATCCGGATATCCTGGACATCGATGTCGTCGATCCCGACGGCATGATCGTAGCCGCCAAACACACGGATCGGATCGGCAGGCTGTTGAAGGGAGAGAACGGAGAGGTCCGGCCGGCCGGCACAACCGAGCACCTGACCTATGGACATGACCGAAGCGGGGCTCCCTTTATCCTTGTTACGGAACCGCTCTTCAACCGCAACCAAGTGATGGCCTGGGTGTTGGTCAAATATTCATTGATACAGGCGGAGCGGGCGCAGCAACAGATGGCCGGATGGCTGTTGGGCGTGAGCGGATGCATGATCGTCCTGTTCATCGGAACCATCCGCTTGATGATGAAGCGCCTGTCCCGAATCTTTGACGGAGCCAGGACGACATTCCAGCAGACGCTCGCCACCCTGGGTGGAGACTCTGTCACGTCGCTCCAGCGCATCCAATCTGCGATTCCTGAGGAAGGAAGAATCGAACGATTCTCAAGCATCGTCGTGTGGGCTGATGACGCCATTCGCACCCAAGCGGAACACCTGCGCTCTCTCAATGCCTCGCTCGAGCAGCGGGTTTATGAGCGGACAGCCGAATTGGAGCATTCACGCCACCAAGCGCTGGAGGCGGTCAAAGCCAAGTCGGCTTTCTTGGCGACCATGAGCCATGAACTCCGGACCCCCATGAACGGAGTGATCGGCATGACCGGGCTCCTGCTCGACACCGACCTGACACCTGAGCAGCGCGACTACGCCGAGACCGTCCGCAGCAGCGGCGATCATCTGCTCATGATCATCAATGACATCCTGGATTTCTCCAAGATCGAAGCAGGCAAAATGCAGCTGGAGGTCATCGATTTCGATCTCCGCACAGCGGTGGACGAAACGATGGATCTGATGGCCGAACGAGCCTTCAGTAAAGGGCTCAACCTGGCCTGTCTGTTCCATGCGGATGTGCCCACCTCGCTCCGGGGGGATCCAGGGCGCCTTCGCCAGATTCTCCTCAACCTGATCGGCAATGCCATCAAGTTTACGGAACAGGGCGAGGTTGTGATCACCGTCACGCTGGCGCAACGCACGGATGACCGGGCTACCATCAGGGTCGCGGTGCAAGATACCGGCATCGGGCTGTCGACAGGAGCCCACACATACCTTTTTCAATCGTTCAGTCAGGCCGACAGCTCGACCACGCGAAAATTCGGAGGCACGGGATTGGGGCTGGCCATCTGCAAGCAACTCACGGAACTGATGGGGGGGCAGATCGGGGCGGAGAGTCAGCCGGGCCAAGGCAGTACCTTCTGGTTCACAATCCCTCTCGCAACCCAGCCGCCCAGGGTATCGCCGGGAATCGACCACCGTGCCCAAGACCTGCGCGGGCGGCAACTCTGTATCGTGGATGACCATCCCACGAACCGCCTCGTCCTGGAGCGCTATGCGGGAAAATGGGGACTCCGTTGCCTGAGCGTGGAGGATGGCCCGCAGGCTCTGGCACGGTTGCGCGCCGTCGCGGTGGCCGACGACGCCTGCCACTTCGCGATCATCGACATGCAGATGCCGGGAATGGACGGTCTCGCGCTCGCCAGGACGATTAAATCGGACCCGGCGCTCGCATCCATCAAGCTGGTTTTGCTGACCTCGCAGGGCGAGCGCGGGGATGCCATGCTGGCGCAGGCCGCCGGCTACGCCGCCTACCTCACCAAGCCGGTGCATGAAGCGCAACTGTACGACTGCCTCACGACCCTTGCAAAGCCGTCGCCACAGGACACGCCAGGGACGGAGCAGTCCGAGGGCCATTCGTCCACCGCCGAGCTGATCACGCGCCATAGTCTGGCGGAGGCGAAGGCCCGCGGCGCCGCTCGGATCCTCGTGGCCGAAGATAATGTCATCAACCAGAAAGTCGCTTCGCGCATGCTGGAAAAGCTAGGCTACCGCGTGGATCTGGTGGCCAACGGCAGGGAGGCCCTCGACGCGCTATCACGAACCGGCTATGCCGCGGTCCTCATGGATTGCCAGATGCCGGAGATGGATGGATATGCCGCGACAACAGAAATCAGACGGCGCGAAGCGGGAAACGTGACGGGTGAGGCATATTCTTCCGCCATTGACCACTTGCCACTTACCACTTACCGAGTTCCTATTATCGCCATGACAGCCAACGCAAGACCAGAGGATCGTGAACAATGTCTGACCGCTGGGATGGACGATTTTCTGAGCAAACCGGTGCAAGCCAAGGTTCTCGCTGAGATGCTCACCCGCTGGACTCAGCCAGCGGCGATCGCGACGCCCGCGAAGCGCGAATCGTGA
- a CDS encoding protein-glutamate O-methyltransferase CheR codes for MEYTITPKEFEQFRALIYRESGISLNDNKQVLLVSRLSKRLRTLQLDSFQAYYDLIAGQKDGDEFTMLLDLVSTNKTDFFREPKHFDFLREQILPELGAIRSIRAWSAASSSGEEPYTIAMTLYDAVSDPDRWDFKILASDISTRVLARAASGVYEEDCVRALSKRIVERHFLKGVGDQAGMVKVKPHLTQMVRFRRINLMDESYPISAPLDLIFCRNVMIYFDRPTQAQLATKFYRYLKPGGFLFIGHSESLQRLDQPLTPVAPTIYRKAA; via the coding sequence ATGGAGTATACGATTACGCCCAAAGAGTTCGAGCAGTTCCGGGCGCTCATCTATCGGGAATCCGGGATCAGCCTGAATGACAACAAACAGGTCCTGCTGGTGTCCCGGCTGTCCAAACGGCTGCGCACGCTGCAATTGGACTCGTTTCAAGCCTACTACGATCTGATCGCAGGCCAGAAAGATGGCGATGAATTTACGATGCTTCTGGATCTCGTGTCGACGAACAAAACCGATTTCTTCCGCGAGCCCAAGCACTTTGATTTTTTGCGGGAACAGATTCTTCCGGAACTGGGCGCCATTCGGAGCATCCGCGCGTGGTCTGCGGCATCTTCCTCCGGCGAGGAGCCCTATACGATCGCCATGACGCTGTACGACGCGGTGTCTGATCCCGACCGCTGGGATTTCAAAATTCTGGCGTCGGACATTTCCACGCGCGTGCTGGCCAGGGCTGCCTCCGGCGTCTACGAAGAAGATTGTGTGCGCGCGCTTTCGAAGAGGATTGTCGAGCGGCACTTTTTGAAGGGGGTCGGTGATCAGGCCGGTATGGTCAAGGTCAAGCCTCATCTTACCCAGATGGTCCGCTTTCGCCGGATCAACTTGATGGACGAGAGTTACCCGATCAGCGCGCCCTTGGATCTCATCTTCTGCCGAAACGTGATGATCTACTTCGATCGTCCGACGCAGGCGCAGTTGGCCACGAAATTCTACCGCTATCTGAAACCGGGCGGGTTTCTCTTCATCGGACATTCAGAGAGTTTGCAGCGGCTCGATCAGCCCCTTACGCCGGTCGCGCCGACGATCTACCGGAAGGCAGCGTGA
- the cheD gene encoding chemoreceptor glutamine deamidase CheD, with protein sequence MTTIPLRLTPDASRDDFAHIRRMRDDRFPHEIASILPGEFFVSRDPMIVYTVLGSCISACIRDPVAGVGGMNHFMLPEPKEKAHDSWGESTRYGSYAMESLINEILKQGGLKSRLELKLFGAGKIYGGQIDVGARNSEWVLNYVKTEGLSVVGRDLGDVCPRKIYYFTESGRVLMKKIEQIKNRTIFERELEYAAKIKHVDQQAEEDVTVF encoded by the coding sequence ATGACTACCATCCCTTTACGCCTGACGCCTGACGCCTCACGCGACGATTTTGCTCACATCCGTCGCATGCGGGACGATCGCTTTCCGCACGAGATCGCATCCATTCTGCCGGGAGAGTTTTTTGTGAGCCGCGATCCGATGATCGTCTACACGGTATTGGGGTCCTGCATCTCAGCCTGTATTCGTGACCCGGTGGCAGGAGTCGGGGGCATGAACCATTTTATGCTGCCGGAACCGAAAGAAAAGGCCCACGACTCCTGGGGAGAATCGACCCGCTATGGGTCCTACGCCATGGAGTCGCTGATCAACGAAATCTTGAAGCAAGGCGGGCTCAAGAGCCGGCTCGAACTCAAACTGTTCGGGGCCGGCAAGATTTACGGTGGACAGATAGATGTCGGCGCCCGAAACAGCGAGTGGGTGCTGAACTATGTCAAAACCGAAGGACTTTCAGTGGTCGGTCGCGATCTCGGCGACGTGTGCCCCCGTAAGATCTATTACTTCACAGAATCGGGCCGCGTGTTGATGAAAAAAATCGAACAGATCAAGAACCGGACGATCTTCGAACGTGAGCTGGAGTACGCGGCGAAGATTAAGCATGTGGATCAGCAGGCAGAAGAGGATGTGACGGTCTTTTAG